From a region of the Triticum aestivum cultivar Chinese Spring chromosome 7D, IWGSC CS RefSeq v2.1, whole genome shotgun sequence genome:
- the LOC123169732 gene encoding peroxidase 1: MAIRSLLLPLALLVLAASSAAVAQLEIGFYSKTCPDAEKIVREEMAKIIAAAPSLAGPLLRLHFHDCFVRGCDASVLLESTEGNVAEKDAKPNKSLRGFGSVERVKAKLEAACPGIVSCADVLTLMSRDAVVLAKGPFWPVALGRRDGRVSSATEASNELPPAFGDVPLLAKIFASKGLDLKDLVVLSGAHTLGTAHCPSFADRLYNTTSGLIDPSLDSEYADKLRLKCKSVDDRAMLSEMDPGSFKTFDTSYYRHVTKRRGLFRSDAALLFDATTKDYVQRIATGKFDGEFFRDFSESMIKMGDVGVLTGAEGEIRKKCHVLN, from the exons ATGGCGATCAGGTCTTTGCTGCTCCCTCTGGCCCTGCTGGTTCTTGCAGCTAGTTCAGCTGCGGTGGCTCAGCTGGAGATCGGCTTCTACAGCAAGACATGCCCGGACGCCGAGAAGATCGTCCGTGAGGAGATGGCCAAGATcatcgccgccgcgcccagcctCGCCGGCCCGCTGCTCCGTCTCCAtttccacgactgcttcgtcagG GGTTGTGATGCCTCTGTCCTGCTCGAATCCACCGAAGGTAACGTGGCGGAGAAGGACGCCAAGCCGAACAAGAGCCTGCGAGGGTTCGGCTCCGTGGAGCGGGTGAAGGCCAAGCTCGAGGCCGCGTGTCCGGGcatcgtctcctgcgccgacgtgCTAACCCTCATGTCCCGCGACGCTGTCGTGCTGGCCAAGGGCCCCTTCTGGCCGGTGGCGTTGGGAAGGAGAGACGGTAGGGTGTCGAGTGCCACGGAGGCCAGCAACGAGCTGCCCCCAGCCTTCGGCGACGTCCCTCTGCTCGCCAAGATCTTCGCCTCCAAGGGCCTCGACCTCAAGGACCTCGTCGTCCTCTCCGGCGCCCACACGCTCGGCACAGCGCACTGCCCGTCTTTCGCCGACCGGCTCTACAACACTACCTCTGGCCTCATCGACCCGTCTCTGGACAGCGAGTACGCTGACAAGCTGAGGCTCAAGTGCAAGAGCGTTGATGACCGCGCTATGCTGTCTGAGATGGACCCCGGTAGCTTCAAGACCTTTGATACCAGCTACTACCGCCACGTCACCAAGCGGAGGGGTCTCTTCCGCTCCGACGCGGCTCTCCTCTTCGACGCCACCACCAAGGACTACGTGCAGCGTATCGCCACGGGCAAGTTCGATGGCGAGTTCTTCAGGGATTTCAGCGAGTCCATGATCAAGATGGGCGACGTTGGCGTGCTCACCGGGGCCGAGGGAGAGATCAGGAAGAAGTGTCATGTGCTCAATTAG